The Streptomyces uncialis genomic interval GACACCGGTCAAGGCGCCCGGCAGTACGCCGGGCAGGACGATCGGGGCGATGCCCAGCAGACCGGCGCACACGGCCGTCCACGCGGCCGTCGTGCCCACGGACCCGCGCGTGGGACGCGGTTCCCGCCCGTCGGGCCGGAGCCCGTCCGGGGTGGTGCCGTAGGCGTCGATGAGCATCGCATCACACAGTTCCGCGAGAGGTCCTTGGGCGTGGTGCCGCATCCGGTGTCCCGTGGTGCGGCGCTCTCTAGGACGGATGGTTCAGGAGCCCGGTTCACTTCGCGGTGGCCCGAGGGCGGGCGGGAGCCCTGGTCGGGTGGCCTGCTCGGGGGCCGCGCCGCGCGGCCGGGGGGCCCGGACGGCGGTCGCGGGTCCCGCCGGGTGGCTCAGCTCCCGGGCACCGTCTCCAGCTCGACCTCCGCGCGCGGGACGTCCCGCAGATCCGCCGCGGTGGACCTGCGCAGCGCCTCGTGGAGGCTCTGCGGGGTGAGGACGCCGAGGAACCGGCCCGCGCTCTCCTCGTCGATCACGGCGATCCACCCGGCGTCGTGCTGGAGCATCGTCGCGAACGCGTGCTTCAGGGACGCGCCCACCGGCAGCCACGCCTCCATCCGGCGGGCGTGCTCACGGACCGTACCGGTGCGCCCGCGCGCGTGCTCCTCGGATATCCAGCCGTGCAGATCGCCGTCGGCGTCCAGGACCACGGCCCAGCGCGCGCCCAGTTCCTTCGGCAGCGCGTCGTCCAGCCGCACCACCGGGGGCTGCTCCAGATCGCTCTCCTCGATGGGTGTCACCGACAGCCGCTTCAGGCCCCGGTCGGCGCCCACGAACTCGGCCACGTAGTCGCCGGACGGGGCGCCGAGCACCGTGGCGGGGGTGTCGAACTGCTCGATGCGACCGGCCCCGTACACCGCGATCCGGTCCCCCAGCCGGACCGCCTCCTCGATGTCGTGGGTGACGAACAACACGGTCTTGCGCACCGACTGCTGGAGCCGCAGGAACTCCGACTGGAGACGCTCGCGGACCACCGGGTCGACCGCGCCGAACGGCTCGTCCATGAGCAGCACCGGCGGATCGGCGGCCAGGGCGCGCGCGACGCCCACCCGCTGGCGCTGTCCGCCGGAGAGCTGGTCGGGGTAGCGCTCGCCGTGGACGGACGGGTCGAGGCCGACCAGGTCGAGGAGTTCGGCGGCCCGCGCGCGGGCCTTCTTGCGGCTCACGCCCAGCAGATGCGGCACGGTCGCCGTGTTGTCGAGGACGGTCCGGTGCGGGAAGAGGCCCACCTGCTGGATGACGTAGCCGATCCGGCGCCGCAGTTCGACGGGATCGCCCGCGGCGATGTCCTCGCCGTCGAGGAATATCCGTCCGCTCGTCGGCTCGATCAGCCGGTTCACCATCTTCATCGTCGTGGTCTTCCCGCAGCCGGACGGGCCGACAAGGGTGACCAGTTCACCGGCGGCGACCTCGAAGGACAGATCGTCCACGGCGGTGGTGCCGTCGGCGTAGCGCTTGCTGACGTTCTCGAACCGGATCATGAGTCCCCCTCGTGGTGCGGAATGCGTGGTGCGGAGTGCGCGCTGCGGATTGTGAATGCCGTGTTGCGTCGGTCCGACGCGCCTCAGCGATTGTCAGTGGCCGGGGTTAGGGTCGCCAGGTCGACCGGATACCCAGGTTGACAGATATCTGTTCGAGGAGTGCCCGGCGGAAAACGGGGGAGGTGGCACGGGTGAGCGCGCGCGACTGTCTGACGACGAACGAATGGATCTGCGGGGAGTACGTCACATCCCGGAGCCAGGAGCTGGTCGACGCGACCCTTCAGCACATCGCCATCACCGCCGCGGCGGTGGCGATCGGGGTCGCCGTGGCACTGCCGCTCGCCCTGCTCGCCCGCCGGTGGCGGGCGCTGGCGGGCCCCGTCCTCGGGATCACCACGGTGCTGTACTCGGTGCCCTCGCTGGCGATGTTCTCGCTGCTGCTGCCGCTCTTCGGGCTGTCGGCCGCGCTCGTCGTCACGGGCCTGGTGCTGTACTCGCTGACGATCCTCGTCCGGAACATCCTCATCGGACTGCGGTCCGTGCCCGAGGAGGTCAGGGAGGCCGCGCGCGGCATGGGCTACGGCCCGCTGCGCCGCCTCTGGGAGGTCGAGCTGCCGCTGGCGCTGCCCGCGCTCCTCGCGGGGGTGCGCATCACCACGGTGGCCACGGTCGCGCTCACCACGGTCGGCGCCATCGTCGGCCACGGCGGCCTCGGCACACTGATCCTCGACGGCCTCGACACCAGCTTCAAGGCGCAGGTCCTCACCGCGTCGGTGCTGTGCGTGCTCCTCGCCCTCGCCGCTGACGCGGCCCTGCTCCTGGTCCAGCGGCTGCTCACCCCCTGGACACGTCCCTCGCGCGCGGGCCGGTCCGCGCGCGCCTCCCGCGCGCCCCGGCCCGCTGTCGAGAAGGCGGCCGAGGCGGTATGAACGCGATATCGGGGGCGTACGAGTGGCTCGCGACCGGCGCCAACTGGCAGGGCGAGCGGGGCGTGTGGCACCGGCTCGCGGAGCATCTCTACTTCAGCGGTGTGTGTCTGCTGATCTCCTGTCTGATCGCCCTGCCGCTCGCCCTGTGGCTGGGCCATCTCGGCAAGGGCGGGGCCCTCGCGGTCAACCTCTCCAACGTGGGCCGCGCGATACCCACCCTCGCCGTACTGGTGCTGCTCACCCTCACCCCGCTGGGCCGCTACGGCGACGTACCGACGCTCATCGCCCTGGTCCTGTTCGCGGTCCCGCCGCTGCTGACCAACGCGTACGTGGGGATGCGCGAGGTCGACCGTTCCGTGGTGGAGGCCGCCCGGGGCATGGGTATGAGCGGTTGGCAGCTCTTCGCGCGCGTGGAACTGCCGCTGGCGTATCCGATGGTCATGGTGGGCATCAGATCGGCGGCGGTCCAGGTCGTGGCGACGGCGACCCTGGCGGCGATGGCGGGTGAGGGCGGTCTCGGCCGGATCATCACCGCCGGGTTCAGCTTGCAGAACACCCCCCAGGTCGTCGCGGGCGCCTTCCTGGTGGCGGTCCTCGCGCTGCTCGTCGAAGGTCTTCTCGCGCTCGCGGCACGGCTCTTCGACCCGATGCGCGGCCGCCCCGGAGCGGCGCGCTGAACCCGGCGCGGCCACGACCCCGCCGTACGGCCGCAGGACGCCGTACGGCAAGGCGGCGGGCACGCGTGTGTGCCCGCCGTCACGAACGACTGACACACACCCACTCCCGAACGGACGGTCGGCGATGAACAACGACAGCACCGCGTACGACGGCGCGCACCACGCGGCGTACGAGGACGGAACCACGGGCGGCGCACGGACCGGCGCCGCGCCCCTCGGCAAGGGGCGCGGGCGCGGCGGCACCCCACGCAGAGGTCGGCGGACCGCCGTGGCGACCCTCGCCGCCGTCGCCCTGACCGTCTCCCTCGCGGCCTGCGGCGGGGACAGCCTGGAGGACGGCGAAAGCGGCGGCGACGCCAAGAAGGGCTCCCTGGTGGTCGGCGCGGCCGGATTCACCGAGGCGAAGGTTCTCGCGCAGCTCTACAAGCAGATCCTGGACGACGCCGGATTCGACGCCTCCGTGAAGTCCGTCGAGAACCGCGAGATCTACGAACCCGAGCTGGAGAAGGGCTCGATCGACGTCGTCCCCGAATACGCGGCGACGCTCGCCGAATTCCTGAACGCCGCCAAGAACGGGCCGGACGCCGAGCCGGTGGCGTCCAGTGATGTCGCCGCGACGGTCGCCGCGTTGGAGAAGCTCGCCGAACCGCGCGGCCTGAAGGTGCTGCCCGCCGGGAAGGCCGTCGACCAGAACGCGTTCGCCGTCAGCGCCGAATTCGCGAAGGAGCACGGCCTCAAGACGCTTTCGGATCTGGGGAAGTCGGGCGAGAAGGTCAAGATCGCGGCCGGGGACGAATGCGAGGTGCGGCCCTTCTGCGCGCCCGGCCTCAAGAAGACGTACGGCATCGACGTGACCGGCGTCGATCCCAAGGGCGTCGGCACGGTCCAGTCGAAGCAGGCCGTGAAGAACGGTCAGGACCAATTGGTCCTGACCACCACGACCGACGCCACTCTCGACAGCTTCGGACTCGTCCTGCTGGAGGACGACAAGAAGCTTCAGAACGCCGACAACATCCTTCCCGTGGTGAACGCGAAGGACGCCGGCGGCAAAGAGATCGCCGACGCACTCGCGAAGTTGACCGACGCGCTCACCACCGATGATCTTGTGGAGCTCAACCGCAAGGTCGACTCCGAGCGCCAGAAGGAAGCGGATGTGGCGAAGGACTATCTGGAGTCGAAGGGGCTGCTGAAGAAGTAGCCGGGACCCGCCGAAGAAGAGACCGGGGGCCGACCGGTGAGGTAAAGGGCGTACGTCGGCCGGATTCTCCCGTACGCGGGGCAGCAACATTCACCTACGCGCGGTAAGTTTCTGGCCATGCCACGTGGACGTCACCGTCATTCACCACCCCTGCACCGGCTGCTCCCTCCCTCGGTGATCGCCGGAGTCTCCGTCGTCTGCGCCTCCAGCGCCTGGTTCTTCTCCGATACCGCGATCCTGCGCGGGCTCGCGGCGGGCGCGGGGGCGGCGGCCGTCGTGGGCTCCGTCGTGATGCGCCGCTGGGACCTGGTCGCGGGCAGACGGGTCGCGGAGCTGCTCCGTGCGCGCGCGGGCGACGAGTGGCGTTTCGAGGAACGTGTCGCCGAGGTCGAGTCCGATCTGGAGGAGTCGCGCGCGGCGCGCGGCAAGCTGGAACTGAAGCTGCGCGCCAAACGCACCGAACTGGCCGCCCTGCGCGGCGAGCACGCCGCGCTGCTGCGCCGGTACGCCACCGCCGAGACCGAGCGCGCGAGCGCCCTGGAGGGGCGGCGCAGGCTCGCGATAGAGGCCGCGGTCCCGGGGACCGCCGAGGCCGCGGCACCCGTGCCCGCGGATGACGACGCCGAGCCGTCGCGCGTCGAGCCCGCCGCGCCGGTGGCGACCGGCGCGCTGTATCTGCGCGCCAACTCCGCCCTCGACCGGCTGGGGCGCGGTACGGATGCCGGTGGTGGCCGTGCGCTGCCCACCGGACCGCCTGCCGAGGCATCGGACGGACCGCCTGCCGAGGCATCTGAGGGGGCATCGGACGGGGCGTCCGCCGGGCCCGCCACCGCGGGCCCCGTCGAGGCGTCCGCGCCCAAGGCCCCTGACGCTCCCGCCCCCCGGGACGGCTCCGGTCCCGGGTCCGCCCGGGACGGTTCCGGTACGCGGGCCGCTCCGCGTCCCCGCAGCGGGCCCCGTCCCGCGACCGCCCCCACCGGCGGCCGGGCCACCGTGGTGCCGGGCAACCGTTCCGTGCCCCGGCAGGGCGGCTCCGAGAGCCCCGCGTCGAAGGCGGCGGGCCGGGCGACCCCCGACGGCGCTCACCCGGCGAAGGAGGGTGAGGGCCGGGGGAAGGCCCCGGCGGCCGACGGGTACGCGCGTACGGTCGCCGCAGCCGACAGCGCCGGACACTTCAACGTCCCCACGGCCGCCGCCGTGGTGCCGCCCGCTCCCGCCCGTCGGCGGCCCGCTCCGGGGGGCTTCGACTTCTTCGGTGCCAAGGGCGAGCCCGAGGCGGCGGCTCTGGAGGCCGTGCAGAACGAGGACCTCGCGGATGTCGTCGGCGAGGAGGCCCTGGCGCTGCACAAGGCCGAGTCGGAGGCGGGCTTCAAGCGGTCCGGTGCGGCGGTGACGGGGGTGGGGCAGGTCGTCGACCTGACCGCCCATGACGAGACCGAACCGATCGACATCCAGGGACTCCGCTCGGCCCTCCAGGCGTGACGCCTTCGCTTGCGCTTTTGAGGTCTTCCCGGGTGGGCCTACTTGTCCCTGCACAGGTCGCTCGTGGGTGCGCAGTTCCCCGCGCCCCTAGGGTTCCATTCCTGGGCGCACCTGTTCCCGTGCGGGCACTCACGTGGGTGCGCAGTTCCCCGCGCCCCTGGGGTCGCGCCTCTTGCGGTTCCCGTTCGGCTGCGGGTGGTCCTTGGTTGCTCGCGCAGTTCCCCGCGCCCCTGGGTCTGTCCGGCTGAGCGCACTTGTTCCTGTGCCGTCGCTCGTCGGGTGCGCAGTTCCCCGCGCCCCTTCGGGGGCGCCTCCTGGGGCTGTTCTCAGGCTGCGGGTGGGGTCGGTCTGCGGCCGGCATCAACCGGGGCCGGGGTTGAACCCCCCCTCCTCGCGCAGTCGCATGGCTGCGTAAGGGGGTGGGCGGGAATCTCTGCCCGCAGACTCCGACGCCACCAATACCGCCACTGGACGTCGTACCGAGCGCGTTGGAGCGAGGACGGAGAATCCCGACCGGCACCGACCCGGAGAACCGGCCAGGTGCGCCCCATAGGGGCGCGGGGAACTGCGCACCCACGGACGACCTGTGCGGGAACAAGTACGCCCCGCACAGGAACCCCGCGGCGTGAGCAACCCCGCGCGAGCCAAGAGGCGGCCCGTCAGGACATCCAGCGGTCCGGGCGGGCGGCCTTCCGGCTCGTCCGGGACCGCTCGGCCTGCGAGGCCAACAGCGCCCGCGCCTCGTCCAGATCCCGCATCCGCGCGGGAACCGTGTTGTTCGCCCCGGTCTCCACATGCACGTCGGCCACCCCGTGCACCCGCTGCCAGGGCCCCTGGAGCAGCCGCACACTCTGCACCTTCGCGTGCGGCACCAGCGACAGACTGCGGCGCAGCAGCCCGTGCCGGGAGGCGAACACGGTGTCCGTGACGGCGAAACCGTAGCCACGCCACCACAGCGGCACGCACCAGCGTGCCCTGCGCGGCGGCCGGGACAGCGACTCGGGGACGGTCACACCGGGCAGCACGCGCGCGATGATGCCGACGGCAAGCGCGCGCGGGGCGACGGGGATCAGCACGGAGTTGGTGGAGCCCGCGACATCCAGCTCGACCCGCACCCAGTCGCGCCGCCGCCACATCAGCGGCTCCTCGATGCGTACCGTCTGCACCCGGCCGGGCGGCACCGTCTCGTGCATCCGGTCGAGCAGACCGTGGTCGATGCGCAGCCCGTCGGGCGACTCG includes:
- a CDS encoding ABC transporter substrate-binding protein; its protein translation is MNNDSTAYDGAHHAAYEDGTTGGARTGAAPLGKGRGRGGTPRRGRRTAVATLAAVALTVSLAACGGDSLEDGESGGDAKKGSLVVGAAGFTEAKVLAQLYKQILDDAGFDASVKSVENREIYEPELEKGSIDVVPEYAATLAEFLNAAKNGPDAEPVASSDVAATVAALEKLAEPRGLKVLPAGKAVDQNAFAVSAEFAKEHGLKTLSDLGKSGEKVKIAAGDECEVRPFCAPGLKKTYGIDVTGVDPKGVGTVQSKQAVKNGQDQLVLTTTTDATLDSFGLVLLEDDKKLQNADNILPVVNAKDAGGKEIADALAKLTDALTTDDLVELNRKVDSERQKEADVAKDYLESKGLLKK
- a CDS encoding ABC transporter permease, with product MSARDCLTTNEWICGEYVTSRSQELVDATLQHIAITAAAVAIGVAVALPLALLARRWRALAGPVLGITTVLYSVPSLAMFSLLLPLFGLSAALVVTGLVLYSLTILVRNILIGLRSVPEEVREAARGMGYGPLRRLWEVELPLALPALLAGVRITTVATVALTTVGAIVGHGGLGTLILDGLDTSFKAQVLTASVLCVLLALAADAALLLVQRLLTPWTRPSRAGRSARASRAPRPAVEKAAEAV
- a CDS encoding ABC transporter permease — its product is MNAISGAYEWLATGANWQGERGVWHRLAEHLYFSGVCLLISCLIALPLALWLGHLGKGGALAVNLSNVGRAIPTLAVLVLLTLTPLGRYGDVPTLIALVLFAVPPLLTNAYVGMREVDRSVVEAARGMGMSGWQLFARVELPLAYPMVMVGIRSAAVQVVATATLAAMAGEGGLGRIITAGFSLQNTPQVVAGAFLVAVLALLVEGLLALAARLFDPMRGRPGAAR
- a CDS encoding ABC transporter ATP-binding protein; the encoded protein is MIRFENVSKRYADGTTAVDDLSFEVAAGELVTLVGPSGCGKTTTMKMVNRLIEPTSGRIFLDGEDIAAGDPVELRRRIGYVIQQVGLFPHRTVLDNTATVPHLLGVSRKKARARAAELLDLVGLDPSVHGERYPDQLSGGQRQRVGVARALAADPPVLLMDEPFGAVDPVVRERLQSEFLRLQQSVRKTVLFVTHDIEEAVRLGDRIAVYGAGRIEQFDTPATVLGAPSGDYVAEFVGADRGLKRLSVTPIEESDLEQPPVVRLDDALPKELGARWAVVLDADGDLHGWISEEHARGRTGTVREHARRMEAWLPVGASLKHAFATMLQHDAGWIAVIDEESAGRFLGVLTPQSLHEALRRSTAADLRDVPRAEVELETVPGS
- a CDS encoding coiled-coil domain-containing protein, which codes for MPRGRHRHSPPLHRLLPPSVIAGVSVVCASSAWFFSDTAILRGLAAGAGAAAVVGSVVMRRWDLVAGRRVAELLRARAGDEWRFEERVAEVESDLEESRAARGKLELKLRAKRTELAALRGEHAALLRRYATAETERASALEGRRRLAIEAAVPGTAEAAAPVPADDDAEPSRVEPAAPVATGALYLRANSALDRLGRGTDAGGGRALPTGPPAEASDGPPAEASEGASDGASAGPATAGPVEASAPKAPDAPAPRDGSGPGSARDGSGTRAAPRPRSGPRPATAPTGGRATVVPGNRSVPRQGGSESPASKAAGRATPDGAHPAKEGEGRGKAPAADGYARTVAAADSAGHFNVPTAAAVVPPAPARRRPAPGGFDFFGAKGEPEAAALEAVQNEDLADVVGEEALALHKAESEAGFKRSGAAVTGVGQVVDLTAHDETEPIDIQGLRSALQA